The following proteins are encoded in a genomic region of Aerococcaceae bacterium DSM 111021:
- a CDS encoding NAD(P)H-dependent oxidoreductase has protein sequence MVKIGVITGSTRNSRVNLQVAEWILEFAKENNANAEFELLDIKEFDLPRFDEVIPPVATDDRPNPNVKKWSDKVKGLDGFIFVTPEYNKAVTGGLKDAIDYLASEFFHKSAGIVSYGGQLGISASVMMRPMLGNLKVAVVGPQVTFSMNTDFEQMSTFKPADYHKDSVNNMLNDVVSWAEALQTVRNK, from the coding sequence ATGGTTAAAATTGGAGTTATTACAGGTAGTACACGTAACTCACGTGTGAATTTACAAGTTGCAGAATGGATTTTAGAATTTGCTAAAGAGAATAACGCAAACGCAGAATTCGAATTATTAGATATTAAAGAGTTTGATCTTCCACGCTTTGACGAAGTAATTCCACCAGTTGCAACAGATGATCGTCCAAATCCGAATGTTAAAAAATGGTCTGATAAAGTTAAAGGCTTAGATGGATTCATCTTTGTTACACCAGAATACAATAAAGCTGTTACAGGTGGATTAAAAGACGCTATTGACTATTTAGCTAGCGAGTTCTTTCACAAATCAGCAGGTATCGTATCTTACGGTGGACAATTAGGTATTAGCGCAAGTGTTATGATGCGTCCAATGTTAGGTAACTTAAAAGTGGCTGTTGTTGGCCCACAAGTTACATTCAGTATGAATACTGACTTTGAACAAATGAGTACGTTCAAACCAGCTGACTACCATAAGGACTCAGTTAACAATATGTTAAACGACGTTGTAAGTTGGGCAGAGGCTTTACAAACTGTACGTAATAAATAA
- a CDS encoding sugar O-acetyltransferase, with protein sequence MTEREKMLNGEWYDANYDQEIVEERRIAQDLCFQLNQTSPLDVAKRLEIQEKLFNQKLEGVEIISPMICDYGSLTNIGRDVFINSNAYFMDGGSITIGNNVFIGPNSGFYTADHALDYASRNIGLEKASPIIVGDNVWIGAHVAVMPGVEIGDGCVIGAGSVVTRDIPPNSLVMGTPARIIREIDQTDQIKEKL encoded by the coding sequence ATGACAGAACGTGAAAAAATGTTAAATGGCGAATGGTATGATGCTAATTACGATCAAGAAATTGTTGAGGAACGTAGAATCGCTCAAGATTTATGCTTCCAATTAAACCAAACGTCGCCATTGGATGTAGCAAAGCGTCTAGAAATACAAGAAAAGCTATTTAATCAAAAGTTAGAAGGCGTTGAAATCATCAGCCCAATGATTTGTGATTATGGTTCTCTCACAAATATTGGACGTGATGTCTTTATTAATAGTAACGCCTACTTCATGGATGGTGGGAGCATTACTATTGGAAACAATGTCTTCATTGGTCCCAATAGTGGGTTTTACACTGCTGATCATGCACTTGATTATGCGAGTCGAAATATCGGTCTTGAGAAAGCATCTCCAATTATTGTTGGGGACAATGTTTGGATAGGGGCTCATGTTGCTGTGATGCCAGGCGTTGAGATTGGTGATGGTTGCGTCATAGGAGCCGGTAGTGTTGTAACACGAGATATCCCACCTAATTCATTAGTAATGGGTACTCCAGCTCGTATTATCCGAGAAATTGACCAAACTGATCAAATTAAAGAAAAATTATAA
- the aroQ gene encoding type II 3-dehydroquinate dehydratase — protein sequence MKLLMLHGVNHNLFGKRDPKQYGTITLEEINREINILADNLNIEVETYQTNHEGEMVEKIHEAFLQEIDAVVINAGAWTHYSYAIRDALEILTVPVVEIHMSNVYAREDFRKESVFSDIVTGQLSGFGMDSYLLGIRAAINASLKK from the coding sequence ATGAAACTTTTAATGTTACATGGTGTGAATCATAACCTCTTTGGAAAACGAGATCCAAAACAATATGGCACCATCACACTCGAAGAAATTAACCGTGAGATAAATATACTCGCTGACAATTTAAATATTGAGGTAGAAACATATCAAACGAATCATGAAGGAGAAATGGTCGAGAAAATACACGAGGCTTTCTTACAAGAGATTGATGCGGTTGTTATTAATGCAGGCGCTTGGACGCATTATAGCTATGCTATTCGAGACGCTTTGGAGATACTAACAGTTCCAGTTGTCGAGATACATATGTCCAATGTCTACGCTCGAGAAGACTTTCGTAAAGAATCAGTTTTTTCTGATATAGTTACTGGTCAATTGTCTGGCTTTGGAATGGATAGTTATTTATTAGGAATCAGGGCAGCTATCAATGCTAGCCTAAAAAAATAA